In one window of Flavobacterium ginsengisoli DNA:
- a CDS encoding glycoside hydrolase family 25 protein — MARKTTYRKTYTRKPAGRSFLSRLFRSFLLILFGLLFIGIIYHYRKGLAYYLGFKTERVLDEDEVDKHLSDVRNIRVLENHKGKVIGIDVSEFQGKVDWEEVEILDEKYPVQFVFIRATAGNDRVDRQFKRNWEGAKENKIMRGAYHYYRPNENSIEQADLFIKTVKLQKGDLPPVLDIEKLPKNQPLDSLKKGLKRWLNKVEKHYQVRPIIYSGERYYSDFLKEEFSEYLFWIANYNFYREKIEDDWLFWQFTEKASLPGIKHRVDVNIYNGDLEQLHFITVE; from the coding sequence ATGGCAAGAAAAACGACTTATCGTAAAACATATACAAGAAAGCCCGCTGGAAGATCATTTCTAAGCAGGCTTTTTCGTTCATTTTTATTGATTCTTTTCGGACTTTTATTCATTGGGATAATTTATCATTATCGCAAAGGACTTGCTTATTATTTAGGTTTTAAAACAGAAAGAGTTTTAGATGAAGATGAGGTAGACAAACATCTTTCTGATGTTCGAAACATTCGTGTTCTCGAAAACCATAAAGGAAAAGTAATTGGAATTGACGTTTCTGAATTTCAAGGAAAAGTCGATTGGGAAGAAGTCGAAATCTTGGATGAAAAATATCCTGTTCAATTCGTGTTTATTCGTGCAACAGCAGGAAACGACCGCGTAGACAGACAGTTTAAAAGAAATTGGGAAGGTGCAAAAGAGAATAAAATCATGCGCGGCGCTTATCATTATTATCGTCCAAACGAAAATTCTATTGAACAGGCAGATCTTTTTATCAAAACAGTAAAATTGCAAAAAGGAGATCTTCCGCCAGTTTTAGATATTGAAAAATTGCCTAAAAATCAGCCTTTAGATAGTTTAAAAAAAGGATTGAAACGTTGGTTGAATAAAGTCGAAAAACATTATCAAGTTCGCCCAATAATTTATTCAGGAGAACGATATTATTCTGATTTTTTAAAAGAAGAATTTAGTGAATATCTTTTCTGGATTGCGAATTATAATTTTTACAGAGAGAAAATTGAAGATGATTGGTTGTTCTGGCAATTTACAGAAAAAGCTTCTCTGCCAGGAATAAAACATCGTGTTGATGTTAATATTTACAATGGAGATTTAGAGCAATTGCATTTTATTACTGTTGAGTAG
- a CDS encoding DUF4105 domain-containing protein has protein sequence MKTLMSKKALLILLFLSSFIGFSQSLALSKDAKISILTCGLGNETYSYFGHTGIRVLDPVNNFDVVYNYGTFDFRTPNFVLKFAKGDLQYFATVHSFADFFNEYTYEKRSIYEQELLISQDLKQKLFDQLNAVLDSEERYYTYKFIDKNCTSMVVDVVNKTLGRDVIVKTQDTDKTYRSILFPYFDGHFYDQLGTSIIFGTKVDQMGTRIFLPFELKNSLNKTSFQNKPLAAKSKTLLEFAKETPKSWWNNIYTYLFILLFVIFARNKTVDKIYFVILSLIGIFFVIMGFYSFHQELAMNYNVLLFSPFLLVLVLFSIFKNKLWTYRFSLINFVLLVIYFLFLINKAHFFITLPLIITSGVVLVRTAIRNKKPIPIII, from the coding sequence ATGAAAACTCTCATGTCCAAAAAAGCACTTTTAATTTTATTATTCTTATCAAGTTTTATTGGTTTCAGCCAAAGTTTAGCTTTATCGAAAGATGCCAAAATAAGTATTTTGACCTGCGGACTTGGAAACGAAACTTATTCTTATTTCGGACATACGGGAATTAGAGTTTTAGATCCCGTAAACAATTTTGATGTTGTTTACAATTATGGAACTTTTGATTTTAGAACTCCAAATTTTGTTTTAAAGTTTGCTAAAGGAGATTTGCAATATTTTGCAACTGTACATTCATTTGCTGATTTTTTTAATGAATACACTTACGAAAAAAGAAGTATTTATGAGCAGGAATTACTGATCTCTCAAGATTTAAAACAAAAACTTTTTGACCAGTTAAATGCCGTTTTAGATTCTGAAGAACGTTATTATACTTATAAATTCATCGATAAAAACTGTACTTCGATGGTTGTAGATGTAGTGAATAAAACTTTAGGCAGAGATGTTATTGTAAAAACACAAGACACAGACAAAACCTATCGTTCTATCCTATTTCCTTATTTTGATGGCCATTTCTACGATCAGTTGGGAACAAGTATTATTTTTGGAACGAAAGTCGATCAAATGGGAACAAGAATTTTTCTTCCTTTTGAATTGAAAAATAGTTTAAACAAAACAAGTTTTCAAAATAAACCCTTAGCGGCAAAAAGCAAAACACTATTAGAATTTGCAAAAGAAACACCAAAATCTTGGTGGAATAACATTTACACTTATCTCTTTATCTTGCTTTTTGTAATCTTTGCAAGAAACAAAACGGTAGATAAAATCTACTTTGTGATTTTATCTCTTATTGGGATATTCTTCGTTATTATGGGATTTTACTCTTTTCACCAAGAATTGGCGATGAATTACAATGTCCTATTATTTAGTCCGTTTTTATTGGTTTTAGTTTTGTTTTCTATTTTCAAAAACAAATTATGGACTTATAGATTTTCACTAATCAACTTTGTGCTTTTAGTGATTTACTTTCTATTTTTGATTAACAAGGCGCATTTCTTTATTACTTTACCATTAATCATTACGAGCGGAGTGGTTTTAGTACGAACAGCAATTCGAAACAAAAAACCAATTCCGATTATAATCTAA
- a CDS encoding glycosyltransferase family 2 protein, whose translation MKFSLIICTYMRPTPLLKLLISIKDQILYPDEILIIDGSLDDKTKSILENNNFDHLKYYLISEQDRGLTKQRNFGISKVDSTSDIVCFLDDDTILETEYFANLLNTYNLFPDALGVGGYITNEIKWQKIPESYSENKNEFYYDGWKRKDGSRFVLRKKINLDSDCPPGFAPKFSHGRSVSFLPPSDKIYPTEQLMGGVSSFKKSVFEQFSFSTYFQGYGLYEDADFCLRLAKEGKLYLNTASKT comes from the coding sequence ATGAAATTCTCTTTAATCATATGCACTTACATGCGTCCTACTCCGTTATTAAAATTATTAATTTCGATTAAGGATCAAATTTTATATCCAGATGAAATTTTGATTATTGATGGCTCACTTGACGATAAGACTAAATCGATCTTGGAAAACAATAATTTCGATCATTTAAAATATTATTTAATCTCAGAGCAAGATAGAGGTTTAACAAAGCAACGTAATTTTGGAATTTCGAAAGTAGACTCAACTAGTGATATAGTCTGTTTTTTAGATGATGATACAATTCTCGAAACTGAATATTTTGCAAATTTGTTGAATACCTATAATTTGTTTCCAGATGCTTTAGGAGTTGGAGGTTACATTACAAATGAGATTAAATGGCAAAAAATACCAGAAAGTTATTCAGAAAATAAAAATGAATTTTATTATGATGGTTGGAAACGAAAAGATGGAAGTCGTTTTGTTCTGAGAAAAAAAATAAATCTGGATAGTGATTGCCCTCCTGGATTTGCTCCAAAATTTTCGCATGGAAGAAGTGTCAGTTTTTTACCTCCGAGTGATAAAATTTATCCAACAGAACAATTAATGGGAGGGGTTTCTTCATTTAAAAAATCTGTCTTTGAACAATTTTCATTTTCCACATATTTTCAAGGTTATGGCTTATATGAAGATGCTGATTTTTGTTTAAGATTGGCTAAAGAAGGTAAACTATATTTAAATACAGCAAGCAAAACTTAG
- a CDS encoding glycosyltransferase: MRIVQIIDSLEIGGAERMAVNYANALGEKIEFSGLIATRSEGEMLNQISKKVSYLFLDKKRKIDFKAIFKLKKYLKQNKVNTIHAHSSSFFTAVLVKLVYPKIKVIWHDHYGPRIEQTKKDNIILIFCSLFFASIFVVNKQLKEWNMKNMKCKNVVFVPNFIQHNHSSEQITKLKGIEGKRIVFLANLKTPKNHIVILKSFFDLKLFDLGWSLHLIGKDYHDQYSQVLKDFIQKNNLVNDVHLYGTRKDIRFILSQASIGVLASTFEGFPVTLIEYGESELAVLCTNVGFCSDIIKDEERGLLFDPKNEFELLAQFKRITADKNLRTEIAYKLKNLVQDYYTEDKAVEKILTEYYKVK, encoded by the coding sequence ATGAGGATTGTACAAATTATAGACTCTTTAGAAATTGGAGGAGCTGAACGCATGGCAGTTAACTATGCAAATGCATTAGGCGAAAAAATTGAATTTTCGGGTTTAATTGCTACTAGAAGTGAAGGTGAGATGCTAAATCAGATTTCAAAAAAAGTTTCTTATTTGTTTTTAGATAAAAAGAGAAAAATTGATTTTAAGGCAATTTTTAAATTAAAAAAATATTTAAAACAGAATAAAGTAAATACTATCCACGCTCATAGCTCTTCCTTTTTTACAGCTGTTTTGGTTAAATTAGTTTATCCAAAAATAAAAGTTATCTGGCATGATCATTATGGACCAAGAATAGAACAGACTAAGAAAGATAATATAATTTTGATTTTTTGCTCTTTATTTTTTGCCTCGATATTTGTTGTAAATAAACAGCTAAAAGAATGGAATATGAAAAATATGAAATGTAAAAATGTTGTTTTTGTTCCAAATTTCATTCAGCACAATCATTCCTCTGAGCAAATAACCAAATTAAAAGGAATAGAAGGAAAACGTATAGTTTTTTTGGCTAATTTAAAAACTCCAAAAAATCATATTGTAATTTTAAAATCCTTTTTTGATCTAAAATTATTTGATCTTGGGTGGAGCTTACATTTAATTGGTAAAGATTATCATGATCAATATTCCCAAGTTTTAAAAGATTTTATTCAAAAAAATAATTTGGTTAATGATGTACATTTGTATGGAACTAGAAAGGATATAAGATTTATTCTTTCGCAAGCTTCAATAGGAGTCTTAGCTTCTACCTTTGAAGGATTTCCAGTAACATTGATTGAATATGGAGAATCGGAATTAGCAGTTCTTTGTACTAATGTAGGGTTCTGTTCGGATATAATTAAGGATGAAGAACGAGGATTATTATTTGATCCAAAAAATGAATTTGAACTTCTTGCTCAATTTAAAAGAATAACGGCAGATAAAAATTTGAGAACAGAAATTGCATATAAATTAAAGAATTTAGTCCAGGATTATTACACAGAAGATAAAGCTGTTGAAAAAATTCTTACAGAATATTACAAAGTAAAATAA
- a CDS encoding exostosin domain-containing protein — MVKIYTEHSFLNADNRKIIFPLLFDLVYLPNDKARSNFNLTDSILEADVAIFPVDIISFLRKDKSNFFENWISKVSEYKVPIWIYAAGDFGLTFKNDNVLTFRLGGFNSKLSNNSCIIPCFVNDPYDRILKNDFFVLSKSEKPNIGFVGNANGSFSKLIKEFILYLRRNVINRKFKFPEDYHPFYPAGKNRHKLLQKIQKEDKIESNFIFRDKYLGGNKDKSIKEKTTLEFFKNIQDNLYTFCLRGNGNFSVRFYEALIMGRIPVLIDTDVRLPLVNSIDWTKHCVVVSKDSIIQDLLDFHLSKPDEEIRKIQENNRKLVLEKLNRVDYFIQISKLYLKK; from the coding sequence ATGGTGAAGATATATACAGAACATAGTTTTTTGAATGCTGATAATAGGAAAATAATATTTCCATTATTATTTGATTTAGTATATCTGCCAAATGATAAAGCGAGATCAAATTTTAATTTAACAGATTCTATTTTAGAAGCAGACGTTGCTATTTTTCCTGTAGATATTATTTCTTTTTTGAGAAAAGATAAATCTAATTTTTTTGAAAATTGGATTTCAAAAGTATCAGAATATAAAGTTCCCATTTGGATTTATGCAGCTGGCGATTTTGGACTTACATTTAAGAATGATAATGTTTTAACTTTTAGATTAGGAGGTTTCAATTCAAAGTTGAGTAATAATTCATGTATAATTCCTTGTTTTGTAAATGATCCTTATGATAGAATTTTAAAAAATGATTTTTTTGTACTTTCTAAAAGCGAAAAGCCAAATATTGGCTTTGTAGGAAATGCAAATGGTTCATTTTCTAAATTAATTAAAGAGTTTATTTTATATTTAAGAAGGAATGTAATTAACAGAAAATTCAAATTCCCAGAAGATTATCATCCTTTTTATCCCGCAGGAAAAAATAGACATAAATTATTGCAGAAGATTCAGAAGGAAGATAAAATTGAGAGTAATTTTATTTTTAGAGATAAATATCTAGGAGGAAATAAGGATAAAAGCATTAAAGAAAAAACAACTTTAGAGTTTTTTAAAAATATTCAGGATAATCTATATACTTTTTGCCTAAGAGGAAATGGGAACTTCTCTGTTCGATTTTATGAAGCATTGATAATGGGCAGGATTCCAGTTTTAATCGATACAGATGTAAGACTTCCTTTAGTTAATTCGATTGATTGGACTAAACACTGTGTGGTAGTTTCAAAAGATTCTATAATTCAGGACTTACTAGATTTTCATTTATCCAAGCCAGACGAAGAAATAAGAAAAATACAGGAAAACAATCGAAAATTAGTATTAGAAAAATTGAATAGAGTTGACTATTTTATTCAAATTAGTAAGCTATATTTGAAAAAGTAA
- a CDS encoding sugar transferase codes for MLSKKKMHFEISERRILLLSFDAVFVLSALYLLSSIFEYHYFDFGVSSSLSIVLLIAYLYIFGVIFEIYNLQVASNHLQILQNVVFTATATVLAYLFTPIFSPVLPKQRLVILIFYFTILITLLLWRLFYCYFLASHRFSQNVVLICDQNEVEKLVLGLENVDPHYKIIGFVNSDSIADENLDFHYVKEIKKDDLEHFVSTNHISEIIIASQNTDGITPDLYQQLLHLLEKGIIIREYTQVYESKTQRIPVHHIERDFYRFFPFSRSNSNKLYLSFVRLIEIMFSILGLLISLFFIPIIFLCNIFANKGSLFYTQERVGKNGIIFEIYKFRTMTENSEANGAVFASHNDKRITPFGKFMRKSRIDELPQFINVLKGDMGVIGPRPERPFFVEEIAAVMPFYETRHVIKPGLTGWAQVNYSYGESIDESLIKLQYDLYYIKHRSVFLDLSITFKTITTVLFYRGQ; via the coding sequence ATGTTGTCAAAAAAGAAAATGCATTTCGAAATTTCGGAAAGGAGAATACTGCTTCTTTCTTTCGATGCTGTTTTTGTTTTATCCGCTTTATATCTATTAAGTTCAATATTTGAGTATCATTATTTTGATTTCGGAGTAAGTAGTTCTTTAAGTATTGTTCTATTAATAGCATATCTTTACATTTTTGGAGTAATATTTGAAATTTATAATTTACAAGTAGCAAGTAATCATCTTCAGATTTTGCAAAATGTTGTTTTTACTGCAACAGCTACTGTTTTAGCCTATTTATTTACGCCAATTTTCTCTCCAGTACTTCCCAAACAAAGACTCGTCATACTAATATTTTATTTTACGATATTAATTACATTGTTGTTATGGCGTTTGTTTTACTGTTACTTTTTAGCTTCTCATAGATTTTCTCAAAATGTCGTTTTGATTTGTGATCAAAATGAAGTCGAAAAATTGGTTTTAGGATTGGAGAATGTCGATCCGCATTATAAAATTATTGGTTTTGTAAACTCCGATTCTATTGCAGATGAAAATTTAGATTTTCATTACGTAAAAGAAATAAAAAAGGATGATTTAGAACATTTTGTATCAACGAACCATATTTCAGAAATTATTATTGCTTCTCAGAATACAGATGGTATTACTCCAGATTTATATCAGCAATTGCTTCATTTATTAGAAAAAGGAATTATTATACGAGAATATACTCAAGTTTACGAAAGTAAAACGCAAAGAATCCCCGTTCATCATATAGAAAGAGATTTTTATAGATTTTTTCCTTTCAGCAGAAGCAATAGTAATAAACTTTATTTGTCTTTTGTTCGACTTATAGAGATCATGTTTTCTATTCTAGGGCTATTAATTTCCCTATTTTTTATCCCAATAATTTTTCTTTGCAACATCTTCGCAAACAAAGGGAGTCTTTTTTATACTCAAGAAAGAGTAGGGAAGAATGGAATCATTTTTGAGATTTATAAGTTTAGAACCATGACAGAGAATTCAGAAGCCAATGGAGCTGTTTTCGCTAGTCATAATGATAAAAGAATTACTCCGTTTGGTAAATTCATGCGAAAGTCAAGAATTGATGAATTGCCTCAATTTATTAATGTTTTAAAAGGCGATATGGGAGTAATAGGGCCAAGACCTGAGCGACCATTTTTTGTTGAAGAAATCGCCGCAGTAATGCCTTTTTATGAAACACGCCATGTAATCAAACCTGGACTTACGGGCTGGGCGCAGGTAAATTATTCTTATGGAGAATCTATAGACGAAAGTTTGATTAAGCTTCAATACGATCTATACTACATCAAGCACAGAAGTGTTTTTCTTGATTTAAGCATCACTTTCAAAACCATTACAACGGTTTTATTCTACAGAGGGCAATAA
- a CDS encoding DUF5808 domain-containing protein, translating into MKSEKPTQEDYDNWHKDPKNWYFFNSFYYNPKDKRLLPPKKIQWMGYTINFANPYSVMLLLPFVIIVILVLWK; encoded by the coding sequence ATGAAATCAGAAAAACCAACTCAGGAAGATTACGACAACTGGCACAAAGACCCAAAAAATTGGTATTTCTTTAATAGCTTTTATTATAACCCAAAAGACAAAAGATTACTTCCTCCGAAAAAGATTCAATGGATGGGTTATACTATAAATTTTGCCAATCCATATTCTGTAATGCTTTTATTGCCTTTTGTAATAATTGTTATTTTGGTTTTATGGAAATAG
- a CDS encoding glycosyltransferase, which translates to MKKFVIITHVNHIQNQDQYYGYAPYVREMNLWLQYVDQLIVVAPLKKDNLTSIDLAYNCNDIFFSNIPDINFITFKSRISSVFKLPVIFWKIFLAMYRADHIHLRCPGNIGLIGCFVQILFPKKVKTAKYAGNWDPKSKQPWTYRLQKYILNNTILTRNMQVLVYGNWDGQSKNIKSFFTATYSQTEKEAVQKKSFQEGISFLFAGSLSKGKNSLYAIQIVNQLLKKGYNITFNLFGEGEERDNLQRFILENKIEKFVCLHGNQDKETIKKAMKESHFVILPSKSEGWPKVVAEGMFWGGVSIATKVSCVPYMLDYGKRGVLLEMNLEKDTEQIENVLMNQDVFLSKSQLALKWSQGYTTDVFQEEIRKLIK; encoded by the coding sequence ATGAAAAAATTTGTTATTATAACGCATGTAAATCACATTCAAAATCAAGATCAGTATTATGGTTATGCTCCATATGTGCGTGAAATGAATCTTTGGCTTCAATATGTCGATCAATTAATTGTAGTTGCGCCATTAAAAAAAGACAATCTAACATCAATTGATCTAGCGTATAATTGTAATGATATTTTTTTTAGTAATATTCCCGATATTAATTTCATTACATTTAAAAGCAGGATTTCTTCAGTTTTTAAATTACCAGTTATTTTTTGGAAAATATTTCTAGCAATGTATCGCGCAGATCATATTCATTTAAGATGCCCAGGAAATATTGGACTTATTGGGTGTTTTGTCCAAATTCTATTTCCAAAAAAAGTAAAAACAGCTAAGTATGCTGGTAATTGGGATCCTAAAAGCAAACAACCTTGGACTTATAGACTACAAAAATATATCTTAAATAATACCATTCTAACGAGAAATATGCAAGTTCTTGTATATGGAAATTGGGATGGACAATCAAAAAATATCAAATCCTTTTTTACAGCAACTTATTCCCAAACCGAAAAAGAAGCTGTTCAAAAGAAAAGTTTTCAGGAAGGAATTTCTTTTCTTTTTGCAGGAAGTTTGTCAAAAGGTAAAAATTCGCTTTATGCAATACAAATTGTAAATCAATTATTAAAGAAAGGATATAATATTACTTTTAATCTTTTTGGCGAAGGAGAAGAAAGGGACAATTTGCAACGATTCATTTTAGAGAATAAAATAGAAAAATTTGTTTGCTTACATGGGAATCAAGATAAAGAAACAATTAAGAAGGCCATGAAGGAAAGTCATTTTGTAATTTTGCCTTCTAAAAGTGAAGGTTGGCCAAAAGTTGTTGCAGAAGGAATGTTTTGGGGTGGTGTTTCAATTGCAACAAAAGTGTCATGTGTTCCGTATATGTTGGATTATGGTAAACGTGGAGTTTTACTGGAAATGAATTTAGAAAAAGATACTGAACAGATTGAAAATGTATTGATGAATCAAGATGTTTTTTTAAGCAAAAGTCAACTTGCCTTAAAATGGTCACAGGGTTATACTACAGATGTTTTTCAAGAGGAAATAAGGAAATTAATTAAATGA
- a CDS encoding ATPase: MYNEPIVIEFSLLRIVFLAKWFKDLDYIYFSKPFSKLNKVKVFSHNKKADFNVNYNFKKVYSSVDFNKNALPYIMHPNNYLSKEAQIMEKKVGILMSGNFDKKIYGTNIISKNFGMMNRWDVYQEILKHSALLSIYGTDLLENLDSGQFKNKFVLMKWQTGAIPIEKWRDYLSSADFIFCAPGMTMPMCHNVLEAMSVGVIPILNYSNWLNPSLEDGVNCLEYSNSSDIAKVIDTALSLPEEKKQILRENTIAYFKKYYDLYDFKKNSSNELVVLNENISDLI, encoded by the coding sequence GTGTATAATGAGCCAATAGTTATAGAATTTTCACTTTTAAGGATAGTATTTTTAGCAAAATGGTTTAAAGATCTTGACTATATTTATTTTTCAAAGCCTTTTTCAAAACTTAATAAAGTAAAAGTTTTTAGCCATAATAAAAAAGCTGATTTTAATGTTAACTATAATTTTAAAAAAGTTTATTCTTCTGTAGATTTTAATAAAAATGCATTGCCATACATAATGCATCCTAATAATTATTTAAGCAAGGAAGCTCAAATTATGGAAAAAAAAGTTGGCATTTTAATGAGTGGCAATTTTGACAAAAAAATTTATGGTACAAACATCATTTCTAAAAACTTTGGAATGATGAATAGATGGGACGTTTACCAAGAAATTTTGAAACATAGTGCCCTACTTTCTATTTACGGAACAGATCTTTTAGAGAATTTGGATTCAGGACAATTTAAAAACAAATTTGTTTTAATGAAATGGCAAACAGGAGCAATCCCAATAGAAAAATGGAGAGATTATCTTTCTTCTGCAGATTTTATATTCTGTGCTCCCGGCATGACCATGCCTATGTGCCATAATGTACTTGAAGCAATGTCTGTTGGAGTAATTCCAATTTTAAATTATTCTAATTGGCTAAATCCTTCATTAGAAGATGGTGTTAATTGCTTAGAATATTCAAATTCCAGCGATATTGCTAAGGTAATAGATACTGCCCTGTCTTTGCCAGAAGAAAAGAAACAGATTTTGAGAGAAAATACAATAGCATATTTTAAAAAATATTATGATTTATATGATTTCAAAAAGAATTCATCAAATGAACTAGTAGTTTTAAATGAAAATATTTCTGATTTAATTTAA
- a CDS encoding O-antigen ligase family protein: protein MKNIKLNYFSLIVIHALIALIVFIIPFLSKIYALSILFIGIFIVSKNKNKNNEVLLISAYLVGTEVFLRMTLGSLNNEYVKFSVIFFMLYGMLYSNFSKNAFIYLVFLFFLIPAIFVTTSEATFNIDVRKVLVFNLSGPFCLGICAVYMFKRRITFDKLQSILISLGLPIVTTTVYLFLYTPNIKDVVTGTQSNFETSGGFGPNQVSTILGLGMFVFFTQLVLFSKSKLQFLINGGLFIFISYRGIVTFSRGGIITATIMIVCFLAILYYFSNAEGKRKFSFVFVLTILIGTGIWFYSSFQTNGLIDKRYANKDARGREKGDRLGGREEIMNQEKDIFIDNPIFGVGAGMSKYARAQITNEEIASHNEVTRMFSEHGLFGIFALLILLITPFILYINNKQHIYFFSFFVFWLFTINHAAMRTAAPAFVYALSLLSVQIKIPEKTREAN, encoded by the coding sequence ATGAAAAACATAAAACTTAATTATTTCTCTCTAATTGTAATTCATGCTTTAATTGCATTAATTGTTTTCATAATTCCATTTTTATCCAAAATTTATGCTCTGTCGATTCTTTTTATAGGGATTTTTATTGTTTCTAAAAATAAAAATAAAAATAATGAAGTCCTTCTTATAAGTGCTTATTTAGTTGGAACAGAGGTTTTTTTACGCATGACATTAGGTAGTTTGAATAATGAGTATGTAAAGTTTTCTGTGATATTTTTTATGCTTTATGGAATGCTTTATAGTAATTTTTCTAAAAATGCATTTATATATCTTGTTTTCTTATTTTTTTTAATTCCAGCAATTTTTGTAACCACTAGTGAAGCTACTTTCAATATAGATGTTAGAAAAGTTTTAGTTTTTAATTTGTCTGGCCCCTTCTGTTTGGGTATTTGTGCTGTTTATATGTTTAAGAGAAGAATTACTTTTGATAAACTACAGAGCATTTTAATTTCATTAGGACTGCCAATAGTCACTACTACGGTTTATTTGTTTTTATATACACCCAATATTAAGGATGTTGTAACAGGTACACAATCAAATTTCGAAACTTCAGGAGGTTTTGGTCCAAATCAGGTTTCTACAATTTTAGGTCTTGGAATGTTCGTTTTTTTTACACAATTAGTGCTTTTTTCCAAGTCTAAATTACAATTTTTGATTAACGGAGGACTATTTATTTTTATCAGCTATCGAGGAATTGTTACTTTTTCGAGGGGAGGAATTATTACAGCAACCATTATGATTGTATGTTTTTTAGCTATTTTATATTATTTTTCTAATGCTGAAGGAAAAAGAAAATTTAGTTTCGTATTTGTTCTGACGATTTTAATTGGCACAGGAATATGGTTTTATAGTTCGTTTCAAACTAACGGTCTTATTGATAAACGTTATGCTAATAAGGATGCGAGGGGACGTGAGAAGGGAGATCGTTTAGGAGGAAGAGAAGAAATTATGAATCAAGAGAAAGATATTTTTATTGATAATCCAATCTTTGGCGTAGGTGCTGGAATGAGTAAGTATGCGAGAGCTCAAATTACCAATGAAGAAATTGCATCACACAACGAAGTAACCAGAATGTTTAGTGAACATGGTTTGTTCGGAATATTTGCATTATTGATTCTTCTTATTACACCTTTCATATTATATATTAATAATAAACAGCATATATATTTTTTCTCATTTTTTGTTTTTTGGCTTTTTACCATAAATCACGCCGCAATGCGAACTGCAGCTCCTGCATTTGTATATGCATTAAGTCTTCTTTCAGTACAAATAAAAATTCCTGAAAAAACAAGAGAAGCAAATTAG
- a CDS encoding CDP-alcohol phosphatidyltransferase family protein: MNIKKHIPNLITLINLFCGCVAIVFISENNYLMAFFMVCLGIFFDFFDGFFARLFKVSSPLGLQLDSLADMVTSGVAPGYVMYSMFVHSGHELGTHPAIPFLGFIITLGSCYRLANFNIDTRQTDSFIGLPTPANALFIISLQIVLDMYAESSLLILELLTNQWVLLIITLCSAYILNAEIPLFALKIKKFSLKENALQIVFLVISVLMIILLHYIAIPLIIAFYVLLSVINNLFLKK, encoded by the coding sequence ATGAATATTAAAAAACACATTCCAAATCTAATTACATTAATTAATCTTTTCTGCGGTTGTGTCGCAATTGTCTTTATTTCCGAAAACAATTATTTAATGGCTTTTTTCATGGTTTGCTTAGGAATCTTTTTTGATTTCTTCGACGGCTTTTTTGCTAGATTATTTAAAGTTTCAAGTCCGCTTGGATTGCAATTAGATTCTCTTGCAGATATGGTAACAAGCGGAGTTGCTCCAGGATATGTGATGTACAGTATGTTTGTACATAGCGGTCATGAATTAGGAACTCACCCTGCAATTCCGTTTTTAGGATTTATTATCACTTTAGGATCTTGTTATCGTTTGGCCAATTTTAATATTGACACTCGTCAGACAGATTCTTTCATCGGATTGCCAACTCCAGCAAATGCTCTTTTTATTATTAGTTTGCAAATTGTTCTAGATATGTATGCAGAATCGTCACTGCTTATTCTTGAATTATTAACCAATCAATGGGTTTTGTTGATTATAACATTATGTAGTGCTTATATTTTGAATGCTGAGATTCCGTTGTTTGCTTTAAAAATTAAAAAATTCAGTTTGAAAGAAAATGCCCTTCAAATTGTATTTCTTGTTATTTCGGTATTGATGATTATTTTACTTCATTACATCGCAATTCCACTAATTATTGCTTTTTATGTATTGTTGTCAGTTATCAATAATCTTTTCTTGAAAAAGTAA